Proteins encoded by one window of Melanotaenia boesemani isolate fMelBoe1 chromosome 10, fMelBoe1.pri, whole genome shotgun sequence:
- the sema3e gene encoding semaphorin-3E isoform X2 has protein sequence MCVTAMMAGCKRTLNLSQMLLYFILIVMTHTAHSIYPRIRLSHKELWQMNRTWVFQGHGAPLQPQTMLLDESHQRLYVGAKNALFSLSLDRVNINHRKINWTNTEHQIEECMMKGREKPECANYIKVLQKYNQTHLLVCGTGAFNPICVLIKVGHAGQDPLFTLEEDSVMSGRGRCPYDPNSPCTSTLSRGELYIGLYTDYWENDGALCRLNNHTYTRTERNDRQQLNEPKFVSSAAIPDNDDSDDDKVYFFFTEREMDAEGVNRAVYSRVGRVCANDQGGQRMLVNRWSSFLKTRLICSVAGPNGIDTHFDELEDVFVLSNKDEKNPEIFGLFSTTSAVFKGYAVCVYQMDDIRAAFNGPFAYRERPEHHWTPYEDRIPYPRPGSCASKVNGGGFSSSKEFPDEVLRFVRSHPVMYRPIRPQHQRPVLLQTEPGKRKLTQIAVDRVQAQDGHYHVLYIGTDDSVVLKVITIFNKDTDTMEEVLLEELQVFKVPAPIREIIISPKRQQLYVGSEVGVAQVRLHQCDLYGSECADCCLARDPYCAWDGLTCSRYYPAGVYTKRRFRRQDVRHGNAVQLCNGLQIDDEQWQRAEERLIYSVENNSTLLECVPRSLQAKVLWFLQRGGEKHEVRGDERVIMTSHGLLFLHVRSSDAGVYVCQTVEHGYVHTLLRISLHVLKGERVESAIHMANDGDGEKAEAPCHSVMGSPLGTSISPRSLLPPSVPVPNSRLWYKEFLQLIGYGDAQKIEEYCERVWCSDKKRKKTKRKWVSFGGEKRGKRKGEENSHRAPRHTFDT, from the exons AACTTTGGCAAATGAACAGGACCTGGGTGTTTCAGGGACATGGTGCGCCTCTTCAACCTCAGACGATGCTCCTGGATGAGAGCCACCAAAGGCTTTATGTCGGTGCCAAGAATGCTCTGTTCTCCCTTAGCCTGGACAGGGTTAACATAAACCACAGAAAG ATCAATTGGACCAATACTGAACATCAGATAGAGGAGTGCATGATGAAGGGGAGGGAAAAG CCTGAGTGTGCAAACTACATCAAAGTGCTCCAGAAGTACAACCAAACCCATTTGCTGGTTTGCGGAACAGGAGCCTTCAACCCCATCTGTGTCCTGATCAAAGTGGGACATGCAGGGCAG GACCCCCTGTTTACTCTTGAGGAGGATAGTGTTATGAGTGGCAGAGGACGTTGTCCATATGACCCCAACAGTCCCTGCACTTCAACACTCTCCA GAGGAGAGCTCTACATTGGCCTCTACACTGATTACTGGGAGAATGACGGTGCTTTATGTCGACTGAACAACCACACCTACACACGCACTGAAAGAAATGACAGACAACAGCTCAATG AGCCAAAGTTTGTGAGTTCAGCAGCTATTCCTGACAACGATGACAGCGATGATGATAAAGTTTACTTCTTCTTCACTGAGAGAGAGATGGATGCTGAGGGAGTGAACAGGGCCGTATACAGTCGTGTCGGACGAGTCTGCGCA AATGACCAAGGGGGACAGAGAATGCTGGTGAATAGATGGAGCTCCTTCCTGAAAACTCGCCTCATCTGCTCTGTAGCTGGACCAAATGGCATTGATACTCATTTTGATGAGCTTG agGATGTGTTTGTGCTTAGCAACAAGGATGAGAAAAACCCAGAAATATTTGGTCTCTTTAGCACAACAAG CGCTGTGTTTAAAGGCTATGCAGTTTGTGTCTATCAAATGGATGACATCAGAGCAGCCTTTAACGGTCCATTTGCCTACCGTGAGAGACCTGAGCATCACTGGACACCTTATGAGGACAGAATCCCCTACCCTCGACCTGGATCA TGTGCCAGTAAGGTAAATGGTGGAGGCTTCTCCAGCTCTAAGGAGTTCCCTGATGAAGTACTACGGTTTGTGCGGTCTCATCCTGTGATGTATCGTCCAATCCGCCCACAGCATCAAAGACCTGTTCTGCTGCAGACAGAACCAGGCAAAAGAAAGCTGACCCAGATTGCAGTAGACAGAGTACAAGCCCAGGATGGACACTATCATGTTCTCTACATTGGCACTG ATGACTCTGTGGTTTTGAAAGTTATCACCATTTTCAACAAAGACACAGACACTATGGAGGAAGTCTTGCTGGAAGAGCTCCAAGTATTTAAG GTACCAGCGCCTATTAGAGAGATTATAATATCCCCCAAAAGG CAACAACTGTATGTGGGGTCAGAAGTGGGTGTCGCCCAGGTGAGATTGCACCAATGTGACCTCTATGGATCAGAATGTGCTGATTGTTGCCTGGCTAGAGACCCATACTGTGCCTGGGATGGTCTCACCTGCTCCAGATACTACCCTGCTGGAGTGTACACCAAAAG ACGGTTCAGACGGCAGGATGTTCGCCATGGCAACGCTGTACAGCTGTGCAATGGGCTGCAGATTGATG ATGAACAATGGCAGCGAGCTGAGGAGAGGCTAATATACAGTGTGGAGAACAACAGCACATTACTGGAATGTGTTCCTCGATCACTTCAAGCCAAAGTCCTCTGGTTCTTACAGAGAGGAGGGGAAAAACATGAG GTTCGAGGTGATGAGCGAGTCATCATGACCTCCCATGGCCTGCTGTTCTTACATGTGAGAAGCTCAGAtgctggtgtgtatgtgtgtcagaCTGTGGAACATGGATATGTGCACACATTACTAAGaatcagtctacatgtgctCAAAGGGGAGAGGGTGGAGTCAGCAATCCACATGGCTAATGACGGGGATGGAGAGAAAGCTGAAGCTCCTTGCCACTCAGTTATGGGCTCTCCACTGGGCACCAGCATCAGCCCCAGATCTCTGTTGCCACCCTCAGTGCCAGTCCCCAACTCCAGATTGTGGTATAAGGAGTTCCTTCAGCTGATTGGTTATGGTGATGCTCAGAAGATAGAAGAGTACTGTGAGAGAGTGTGGTGCTCTGATAAGAAACGTAAAAAGACCAAACGGAAGTGGGTTTCTTTTGGTGgtgagaagagaggaaaaaggaaGGGAGAGGAGAACTCCCACAGGGCTCCCAGGCATACCTTTGACACCTGA
- the sema3e gene encoding semaphorin-3E isoform X1, which translates to MCVTAMMAGCKRTLNLSQMLLYFILIVMTHTAHSIYPRIRLSHKELWQMNRTWVFQGHGAPLQPQTMLLDESHQRLYVGAKNALFSLSLDRVNINHRKINWTNTEHQIEECMMKGREKPECANYIKVLQKYNQTHLLVCGTGAFNPICVLIKVGHAGQDPLFTLEEDSVMSGRGRCPYDPNSPCTSTLSRGELYIGLYTDYWENDGALCRLNNHTYTRTERNDRQQLNEPKFVSSAAIPDNDDSDDDKVYFFFTEREMDAEGVNRAVYSRVGRVCANDQGGQRMLVNRWSSFLKTRLICSVAGPNGIDTHFDELEDVFVLSNKDEKNPEIFGLFSTTSAVFKGYAVCVYQMDDIRAAFNGPFAYRERPEHHWTPYEDRIPYPRPGSCASKVNGGGFSSSKEFPDEVLRFVRSHPVMYRPIRPQHQRPVLLQTEPGKRKLTQIAVDRVQAQDGHYHVLYIGTDDSVVLKVITIFNKDTDTMEEVLLEELQVFKVPAPIREIIISPKRQQLYVGSEVGVAQVRLHQCDLYGSECADCCLARDPYCAWDGLTCSRYYPAGVYTKSRRFRRQDVRHGNAVQLCNGLQIDDEQWQRAEERLIYSVENNSTLLECVPRSLQAKVLWFLQRGGEKHEVRGDERVIMTSHGLLFLHVRSSDAGVYVCQTVEHGYVHTLLRISLHVLKGERVESAIHMANDGDGEKAEAPCHSVMGSPLGTSISPRSLLPPSVPVPNSRLWYKEFLQLIGYGDAQKIEEYCERVWCSDKKRKKTKRKWVSFGGEKRGKRKGEENSHRAPRHTFDT; encoded by the exons AACTTTGGCAAATGAACAGGACCTGGGTGTTTCAGGGACATGGTGCGCCTCTTCAACCTCAGACGATGCTCCTGGATGAGAGCCACCAAAGGCTTTATGTCGGTGCCAAGAATGCTCTGTTCTCCCTTAGCCTGGACAGGGTTAACATAAACCACAGAAAG ATCAATTGGACCAATACTGAACATCAGATAGAGGAGTGCATGATGAAGGGGAGGGAAAAG CCTGAGTGTGCAAACTACATCAAAGTGCTCCAGAAGTACAACCAAACCCATTTGCTGGTTTGCGGAACAGGAGCCTTCAACCCCATCTGTGTCCTGATCAAAGTGGGACATGCAGGGCAG GACCCCCTGTTTACTCTTGAGGAGGATAGTGTTATGAGTGGCAGAGGACGTTGTCCATATGACCCCAACAGTCCCTGCACTTCAACACTCTCCA GAGGAGAGCTCTACATTGGCCTCTACACTGATTACTGGGAGAATGACGGTGCTTTATGTCGACTGAACAACCACACCTACACACGCACTGAAAGAAATGACAGACAACAGCTCAATG AGCCAAAGTTTGTGAGTTCAGCAGCTATTCCTGACAACGATGACAGCGATGATGATAAAGTTTACTTCTTCTTCACTGAGAGAGAGATGGATGCTGAGGGAGTGAACAGGGCCGTATACAGTCGTGTCGGACGAGTCTGCGCA AATGACCAAGGGGGACAGAGAATGCTGGTGAATAGATGGAGCTCCTTCCTGAAAACTCGCCTCATCTGCTCTGTAGCTGGACCAAATGGCATTGATACTCATTTTGATGAGCTTG agGATGTGTTTGTGCTTAGCAACAAGGATGAGAAAAACCCAGAAATATTTGGTCTCTTTAGCACAACAAG CGCTGTGTTTAAAGGCTATGCAGTTTGTGTCTATCAAATGGATGACATCAGAGCAGCCTTTAACGGTCCATTTGCCTACCGTGAGAGACCTGAGCATCACTGGACACCTTATGAGGACAGAATCCCCTACCCTCGACCTGGATCA TGTGCCAGTAAGGTAAATGGTGGAGGCTTCTCCAGCTCTAAGGAGTTCCCTGATGAAGTACTACGGTTTGTGCGGTCTCATCCTGTGATGTATCGTCCAATCCGCCCACAGCATCAAAGACCTGTTCTGCTGCAGACAGAACCAGGCAAAAGAAAGCTGACCCAGATTGCAGTAGACAGAGTACAAGCCCAGGATGGACACTATCATGTTCTCTACATTGGCACTG ATGACTCTGTGGTTTTGAAAGTTATCACCATTTTCAACAAAGACACAGACACTATGGAGGAAGTCTTGCTGGAAGAGCTCCAAGTATTTAAG GTACCAGCGCCTATTAGAGAGATTATAATATCCCCCAAAAGG CAACAACTGTATGTGGGGTCAGAAGTGGGTGTCGCCCAGGTGAGATTGCACCAATGTGACCTCTATGGATCAGAATGTGCTGATTGTTGCCTGGCTAGAGACCCATACTGTGCCTGGGATGGTCTCACCTGCTCCAGATACTACCCTGCTGGAGTGTACACCAAAAG TAGACGGTTCAGACGGCAGGATGTTCGCCATGGCAACGCTGTACAGCTGTGCAATGGGCTGCAGATTGATG ATGAACAATGGCAGCGAGCTGAGGAGAGGCTAATATACAGTGTGGAGAACAACAGCACATTACTGGAATGTGTTCCTCGATCACTTCAAGCCAAAGTCCTCTGGTTCTTACAGAGAGGAGGGGAAAAACATGAG GTTCGAGGTGATGAGCGAGTCATCATGACCTCCCATGGCCTGCTGTTCTTACATGTGAGAAGCTCAGAtgctggtgtgtatgtgtgtcagaCTGTGGAACATGGATATGTGCACACATTACTAAGaatcagtctacatgtgctCAAAGGGGAGAGGGTGGAGTCAGCAATCCACATGGCTAATGACGGGGATGGAGAGAAAGCTGAAGCTCCTTGCCACTCAGTTATGGGCTCTCCACTGGGCACCAGCATCAGCCCCAGATCTCTGTTGCCACCCTCAGTGCCAGTCCCCAACTCCAGATTGTGGTATAAGGAGTTCCTTCAGCTGATTGGTTATGGTGATGCTCAGAAGATAGAAGAGTACTGTGAGAGAGTGTGGTGCTCTGATAAGAAACGTAAAAAGACCAAACGGAAGTGGGTTTCTTTTGGTGgtgagaagagaggaaaaaggaaGGGAGAGGAGAACTCCCACAGGGCTCCCAGGCATACCTTTGACACCTGA